One window from the genome of Microbulbifer sp. ALW1 encodes:
- a CDS encoding SCO family protein yields the protein MSANVQHTTAQKRGIYLSIAVMVLFMIAVLAGFLHKMGQPRVITDAELQLNGAIKLERPRILDEFELLADTGEVFKTSALEGRWTLVFFGFTHCPDVCPTTLATLNNFYQTLDEATRKDTDILLVSVDPQRDQPQQLHDYVRYFNPEFHGVTGEFLSLKRFANQLNVPFNKVPLEDGNYTVDHGSQVVLINPRGHYHGFFKAPLDPAKMKLTYRSMRTTYNG from the coding sequence ATGAGCGCGAATGTCCAACATACAACCGCGCAAAAGCGCGGAATTTATCTGAGCATCGCCGTTATGGTGTTGTTCATGATCGCGGTACTCGCGGGCTTTCTGCACAAAATGGGGCAGCCGCGGGTGATTACCGACGCCGAGCTGCAACTGAACGGCGCTATCAAACTGGAGCGGCCGCGCATTCTGGATGAATTTGAATTGCTGGCGGATACCGGTGAGGTGTTCAAAACCAGCGCGCTGGAAGGGCGCTGGACCCTGGTATTTTTTGGTTTCACCCACTGCCCGGACGTCTGCCCGACCACCCTGGCGACCCTGAACAACTTCTACCAGACCTTGGATGAGGCGACCCGAAAAGACACCGATATCCTGCTGGTATCGGTAGACCCACAGCGGGATCAGCCACAGCAGCTGCACGACTATGTGCGCTATTTCAATCCGGAGTTCCACGGGGTGACTGGAGAATTCCTTAGCCTGAAGCGTTTCGCCAACCAGCTGAACGTACCTTTTAACAAGGTGCCGCTGGAAGATGGCAACTACACCGTGGATCACGGTTCGCAAGTAGTGCTCATCAATCCGCGTGGACATTACCACGGGTTTTTCAAGGCACCGCTCGACCCTGCCAAAATGAAACTGACCTATCGCTCCATGCGTACCACTTACA